A window of the Isosphaera pallida ATCC 43644 genome harbors these coding sequences:
- a CDS encoding sigma-54 interaction domain-containing protein — MAWPGVLVAIRTLGSEPRTALMALMNARDRDRFASADVPDAQDLGIIGESPALREVVRATRQVARSRACVLIVGETGTGKELIAHAIHKWSPMASGPYVRVNCGALSENLLESELFGHVKGAFTSAVENRTGRFEAADHGSIFLDEINSTTPKLQVKLLRVLQEGEFERVGDNKTIRVKTRVIAATNRDLHLEIESGAFREDLFYRLNVVPIELPPLRERREDIALLTRHFLKRYAELERRPIPSIHPEALRLLEAHDWPGNVRELQNYIERALVLYDEPELRPEHLPPRLRGEAPTRSIRVPGRGPRDFDTLAAELVAQGLRDAGPLGRNLYERIIGRVENELIRQVMNACDQVQIKAADRLGINRNTLHKKLEAIRDTHTSFQSDTSSNDPPRSDLPGLNSPEG; from the coding sequence ATGGCCTGGCCAGGCGTACTTGTTGCGATTCGCACCCTTGGTTCCGAACCCCGCACCGCACTCATGGCCTTGATGAACGCCCGTGACCGCGACCGCTTCGCCTCTGCTGATGTGCCTGACGCCCAGGATCTGGGAATCATCGGCGAGAGTCCCGCGTTGCGCGAGGTGGTCCGTGCCACCCGTCAGGTGGCGCGGTCGCGGGCTTGCGTCCTCATCGTAGGCGAGACCGGGACCGGCAAAGAACTGATTGCCCACGCAATCCACAAATGGAGCCCGATGGCGTCGGGTCCTTACGTCCGAGTCAACTGCGGCGCACTGTCGGAAAATCTTTTGGAAAGCGAACTCTTCGGCCACGTCAAAGGCGCATTCACCTCAGCGGTTGAAAATCGCACCGGTCGATTCGAAGCGGCCGATCATGGCTCCATTTTCCTCGACGAGATCAACAGCACCACCCCCAAACTCCAAGTCAAACTGCTTCGTGTGCTCCAGGAAGGGGAGTTCGAGCGGGTCGGTGACAACAAGACGATTCGAGTGAAAACCCGCGTCATTGCTGCGACCAACCGTGATCTTCATCTGGAGATCGAATCCGGTGCGTTTCGTGAAGACCTGTTTTACCGCCTCAACGTGGTGCCAATCGAGTTGCCCCCGCTTCGGGAGCGTCGCGAGGACATCGCGTTGTTGACCCGGCACTTCCTCAAACGCTACGCCGAACTCGAACGACGGCCCATCCCGTCGATTCATCCTGAGGCGCTGAGGTTGCTCGAAGCCCACGACTGGCCAGGCAACGTGAGGGAGTTGCAAAACTACATCGAGCGGGCCTTGGTCCTCTACGACGAGCCAGAGCTTCGACCCGAGCATCTTCCTCCCCGGTTGCGTGGCGAAGCGCCGACGCGATCGATCCGGGTTCCCGGACGAGGACCGCGCGACTTCGACACTCTAGCCGCCGAACTCGTGGCCCAGGGCTTGCGCGACGCGGGACCTCTAGGCCGCAACCTCTATGAGCGGATCATCGGTCGCGTCGAGAACGAGTTGATCCGTCAGGTCATGAACGCTTGCGACCAGGTCCAGATCAAGGCGGCCGATCGTCTGGGCATCAACCGCAACACCCTACACAAAAAACTCGAAGCCATCCGCGACACTCACACCTCCTTCCAGTCGGATACCAGCAGCAACGATCCACCTCGAAGCGATTTACCGGGATTAAACTCTCCCGAAGGATGA
- a CDS encoding HEAT repeat domain-containing protein, translating into MALDCSATTHPTTPAQAVWSSHPAWLACLVMGLTIISSILSAPWPAVAQAPDDAVSRSPADAAVEAFAALPRPERFASAPRSFREVWQAIDYLVRIQKIDVARPYFDAFVEAQPSDEVLAAIQREFGTRTFLELTDVPEFAQRAEALTRKMLQASRRQRTDPTLLANAINLLSLSPAEAKLGMAKLREAKADAVAALAAAWRDAVDPLLRGRLAQALGFLDVEAVDPLIASLDAAGDPETRPWAEAAARALGRLGDTRAIPFLLGHADLPAALEAANDLARARRPSLDLSDPSAIIQAEAMKYLVGDVPLAIDESRLDPNETEVRLWAWTREELAWDDSNYPAANAAGQEGDLAANPADAQPAATDTQPVAAMLPRRLASLKLGMRLARLNLIRHEADPHAQGLVLVFALETAAFEAGDRAFLEPAPDMVQSTLTEAMAAGPALEAALTLALDHHQHAAAALAARGWGRIVDRDRLLADPRTSPLFRALTSPERRVRLEAARAFVELDPDRPFPGSNRVVSTLTPFLSEGSDEGAGPPPPRAFVFSVNLDRANSYARLLDTLGYAARGYDSGEEFVRAAYESSLVELLIVEPGPRGVVPIGSGTYDTVEILRNLKADARTAQVPVLLVGGLGMVDRIERLYGELHPRTAVIVGPGGPEDFAFQVERALKRLNARPLSAQERGLFARIATDAMARIASQPSSPFRTDLDKASVGLSRASRSAPTRASATTALAMTPTVPAQQRLLDLALDTELPVADRLEGAKALTRSIQRFGPLLTDGQERRLDAALGDESHPSLRAAYAAALGALTPDPVIVGRRMRLRHTPLGLKSSRESLTPSPSPDAPPSPSVQPGSDLP; encoded by the coding sequence ATGGCCTTGGATTGTTCGGCAACGACTCATCCCACCACCCCCGCTCAAGCGGTTTGGTCGAGTCATCCAGCCTGGTTGGCGTGCCTCGTAATGGGGCTGACCATCATCAGTTCCATCCTCTCCGCGCCGTGGCCAGCGGTGGCCCAAGCCCCGGACGACGCCGTCTCTCGTTCACCGGCCGACGCGGCGGTCGAGGCGTTCGCGGCCTTGCCCCGTCCCGAGCGTTTCGCCTCGGCTCCACGCAGCTTCCGCGAGGTTTGGCAAGCGATCGACTACTTGGTGCGCATCCAGAAAATCGACGTGGCCCGCCCTTACTTTGACGCCTTCGTGGAAGCCCAACCCAGTGACGAGGTGCTGGCGGCAATTCAGCGGGAGTTCGGCACTCGGACATTCCTCGAACTCACCGATGTTCCCGAGTTTGCCCAACGCGCTGAGGCGTTGACTCGAAAAATGCTCCAGGCCAGTCGTCGTCAACGAACTGATCCCACCCTCTTGGCCAACGCGATCAACCTGCTGTCCTTGAGTCCCGCCGAGGCGAAGCTGGGAATGGCAAAGCTCCGAGAGGCCAAAGCTGACGCGGTTGCTGCCTTGGCTGCCGCCTGGCGCGATGCCGTTGATCCTCTCCTTCGTGGGCGTTTGGCCCAAGCCCTCGGCTTTCTGGACGTAGAGGCAGTTGATCCCCTCATCGCTTCGCTCGACGCCGCCGGCGATCCCGAAACACGTCCTTGGGCCGAGGCCGCCGCTCGCGCGTTAGGACGTCTGGGGGATACCCGTGCGATTCCCTTCCTTCTCGGTCATGCTGATCTGCCTGCTGCCCTTGAGGCGGCGAATGATCTTGCTCGGGCGCGTCGTCCTTCTCTCGACCTCTCCGATCCTTCGGCCATCATTCAAGCCGAGGCGATGAAGTACCTGGTCGGTGACGTTCCCCTTGCAATAGACGAATCCCGCCTCGATCCCAACGAGACCGAAGTTCGCCTCTGGGCATGGACTCGCGAGGAACTCGCCTGGGACGACTCCAATTACCCCGCCGCCAACGCCGCCGGTCAAGAGGGCGACCTCGCGGCCAACCCCGCGGACGCCCAACCGGCTGCCACCGATACCCAGCCGGTCGCCGCGATGCTGCCCCGTCGTTTGGCCTCGCTCAAACTGGGCATGCGGTTGGCCCGTTTGAATCTGATCCGCCACGAGGCCGATCCCCACGCTCAGGGACTGGTTTTGGTGTTCGCGCTCGAGACGGCCGCCTTTGAAGCCGGCGACCGCGCCTTCCTGGAACCCGCGCCCGACATGGTGCAATCCACTCTCACCGAGGCAATGGCGGCCGGCCCGGCGTTGGAAGCGGCTTTGACACTGGCGCTGGATCATCATCAACACGCCGCTGCGGCTTTGGCAGCGCGTGGGTGGGGGCGAATTGTGGACCGTGATCGTTTGCTGGCCGATCCACGAACCTCTCCCCTCTTTCGGGCGTTGACCTCGCCGGAACGGCGGGTCCGCCTGGAAGCTGCCCGCGCTTTTGTCGAACTCGATCCCGATCGTCCATTCCCTGGGTCCAACCGGGTGGTGTCCACGCTGACGCCGTTTCTCTCGGAAGGAAGCGACGAGGGAGCCGGTCCGCCTCCCCCACGCGCCTTCGTCTTCTCGGTCAATTTGGACCGCGCCAACAGTTACGCTCGCCTTCTGGATACTCTGGGCTACGCCGCGCGCGGCTATGACTCGGGCGAGGAGTTTGTCCGAGCCGCTTACGAATCATCCCTAGTTGAACTGCTGATTGTCGAACCCGGACCACGCGGCGTGGTTCCAATTGGTTCGGGAACCTACGACACGGTGGAGATCCTCCGTAATCTCAAGGCTGACGCGCGGACCGCCCAGGTTCCGGTACTGCTCGTCGGCGGGTTGGGCATGGTTGATCGGATCGAACGATTGTACGGCGAGTTACATCCTCGAACCGCTGTGATCGTCGGTCCTGGCGGACCGGAGGATTTCGCCTTCCAGGTCGAGCGCGCGCTAAAGAGACTGAATGCTCGTCCCCTGTCCGCCCAAGAACGAGGTTTGTTCGCCCGGATTGCCACCGACGCGATGGCTCGGATCGCCAGTCAACCATCCAGCCCTTTCCGAACCGATCTGGACAAGGCGTCGGTGGGGCTCTCCCGCGCCAGCCGCTCAGCACCCACGCGGGCTTCGGCCACAACGGCCCTGGCGATGACTCCCACCGTTCCAGCCCAACAGCGCTTGCTCGATCTGGCGCTGGACACCGAGTTACCCGTTGCCGACCGTTTGGAGGGAGCCAAGGCGCTGACGCGCTCGATCCAACGGTTCGGACCACTGCTGACCGACGGTCAAGAACGTCGGCTCGACGCTGCCCTGGGGGACGAGTCTCACCCAAGTCTCCGCGCCGCTTACGCCGCCGCTCTGGGCGCTCTGACGCCTGACCCCGTCATCGTAGGCCGGCGGATGCGGCTGCGTCATACTCCGCTGGGCCTGAAGTCGTCCCGCGAATCCCTCACTCCTTCTCCAAGCCCGGACGCGCCGCCGTCCCCCTCCGTCCAACCTGGATCCGATTTGCCTTGA
- the lysA gene encoding diaminopimelate decarboxylase translates to MSTPPFFEYRDGTLYCEGVAARDLAARFGTPLYVYSRAAFLAALEELQSVFAEFDPVICYSVKANSNLSVLKMLAAHGSGFDVVSSGELRRVEEAGGDPGRTVFAGVGKTDEEIAHALKSGVLMFNVESEAELDAIDRVSREHGLQAPVAPRVNPDVDPQTHRYISTGHKESKFGMDITRALRLTERARDMAGIKVVGLHMHIGSQITKTQPYADAAAKAADLVATMRGQGHAIQWLNLGGGFGIDYRGGEAQPITAYAAVMAPAIRASGCRLALEPGRRVAGNAGVLLSRVIFTKVSGDKRFLIQDAAMNDLLRPSLYQAFHKIWPVEASMQPPDIPAGHDGSQPGASDAWDVVGPVCESGDFLAKDRPLPPLERGDLLAVFSAGAYGMVMASNYNTRPRPAEVLVEGNHARLIRRRETYDDLVAAERDCEGDRQEGLGQGIATGGSSASANGSTGHVLASEPSRVPIAPN, encoded by the coding sequence ATGTCCACGCCTCCCTTCTTTGAGTACCGCGACGGCACCCTCTACTGCGAAGGGGTGGCGGCGCGCGATCTTGCCGCGCGATTTGGAACGCCGCTTTATGTGTATAGCCGCGCCGCGTTTTTGGCTGCGTTGGAGGAACTCCAAAGCGTCTTCGCCGAGTTCGATCCGGTGATTTGTTATTCGGTGAAGGCGAACTCCAATCTGAGTGTTCTCAAGATGCTGGCGGCGCATGGGTCGGGCTTTGACGTGGTCTCCTCCGGCGAATTGCGCCGGGTGGAGGAGGCTGGCGGTGATCCAGGACGAACGGTGTTCGCCGGAGTGGGCAAGACCGACGAGGAAATTGCCCACGCCCTCAAAAGCGGCGTTCTGATGTTCAACGTTGAGAGCGAGGCGGAACTCGACGCGATTGACCGGGTTAGCCGCGAACACGGTCTGCAGGCTCCGGTCGCGCCGAGAGTCAACCCCGACGTGGACCCGCAAACCCACCGCTATATCAGCACGGGCCACAAGGAATCCAAGTTCGGCATGGACATCACCCGCGCCTTGAGACTGACTGAGCGGGCCCGCGACATGGCCGGGATCAAGGTGGTTGGGTTGCACATGCACATCGGCTCGCAAATCACCAAGACTCAGCCTTACGCCGACGCGGCCGCCAAGGCGGCGGATCTGGTGGCTACGATGCGCGGTCAAGGTCACGCGATCCAATGGCTCAACTTAGGCGGTGGGTTCGGCATCGACTACCGCGGCGGAGAAGCCCAACCGATCACCGCCTACGCCGCGGTCATGGCTCCAGCGATCCGCGCTAGCGGTTGCCGCCTGGCGTTGGAGCCGGGCCGCCGGGTCGCGGGCAACGCCGGTGTTCTGTTGAGCCGCGTGATCTTCACCAAAGTCTCGGGCGACAAGCGGTTCTTGATCCAAGACGCGGCGATGAACGACCTGTTGCGCCCCTCATTGTATCAGGCATTTCACAAGATTTGGCCGGTGGAGGCGTCCATGCAACCGCCCGACATCCCCGCTGGTCACGACGGTTCCCAACCCGGCGCGTCCGACGCCTGGGATGTGGTGGGTCCGGTCTGCGAAAGCGGCGATTTTCTGGCGAAGGACCGTCCCTTGCCCCCCTTGGAGCGGGGTGACCTGCTCGCCGTGTTCTCGGCGGGAGCTTATGGCATGGTCATGGCCTCCAACTATAACACACGGCCACGGCCCGCCGAGGTTCTGGTCGAGGGGAACCACGCCCGACTGATCCGCCGCCGTGAAACCTATGACGACCTGGTCGCCGCCGAACGCGATTGTGAAGGCGATCGTCAAGAAGGACTCGGTCAAGGAATCGCTACAGGGGGCTCGAGCGCCTCCGCCAATGGCTCAACCGGTCACGTTTTGGCCTCCGAACCATCGAGAGTGCCAATCGCGCCGAATTGA
- a CDS encoding peptide MFS transporter: MSSSVPSEIPTTRHPSGLYALFATELWERFSYYGMRALLVLYLTDALYFGMKRPDALEIYGIYTGLVYLTPLLGGALADRFLGQRKAIFIGGLLMAMGQFTLAMGMDYLYYGLGLIILGNGFFKPNISTMVGALYPEKDPRRDGAFTIFYMGINIGAFLAPLICGYVAESIGNGHNWHYGFTVAGIGMVLSVIIFQGFQGTLQQAGMPPGRGSSTPGAGVGQPAARLGLRDYVEILIVTAVVTGLTIAGVLFWPWLRVIWTPEWLLAVLPESEGIQSLATWGWRGLLIAALWFLGGRRSKSHSLEPFTSEEKQRILLIFILVLFSTLFWTGFEQAGGTMNIFARDNTDRTISINQAALADGETRYGITPENPDDLPGRVKALQERIVRDFEAKYPAPPTKAEEQAEEPHGEATAPPTLPARVEVVIKRIQEQLNVRDITSEERQTLEEDQRRLTGQLAAVTQEIPTTWYQAVNPFFIFMLAPFFSVLWTKLAKSQFKFSAIAKLGLGLVLLGVGFFVMTFAQAQADTQGKAAAWMLVVVYFIHTVGELFLSPIGLSLVNRLSPTRIASLMMAVWFLSSALANYVAGILESIVVRYDIDLWWFLTGLGVGSGILLILLTPVLSRLAHGRD, encoded by the coding sequence ATGTCCTCGTCCGTTCCTTCCGAAATCCCCACCACACGACACCCCAGCGGGTTGTACGCACTGTTCGCCACCGAACTTTGGGAGCGGTTTAGTTATTACGGGATGCGCGCGCTGCTGGTGCTGTATCTCACCGACGCTCTCTATTTCGGGATGAAACGCCCCGACGCGCTGGAGATTTACGGCATCTACACCGGGCTGGTTTACCTGACGCCATTGCTGGGTGGGGCACTGGCCGACCGCTTTTTAGGCCAACGCAAAGCGATCTTCATCGGCGGCCTCCTCATGGCGATGGGCCAGTTCACCCTGGCGATGGGAATGGACTATCTGTATTACGGCCTGGGCCTCATCATCCTCGGCAATGGCTTTTTCAAACCCAACATCTCCACGATGGTCGGCGCGCTCTACCCCGAAAAGGATCCTAGACGCGACGGCGCATTCACTATCTTTTACATGGGGATTAACATTGGGGCATTTCTTGCTCCGCTGATCTGTGGTTATGTGGCGGAGTCGATCGGCAATGGACACAACTGGCACTATGGGTTCACGGTCGCGGGCATCGGCATGGTGCTGTCGGTGATCATCTTCCAGGGGTTCCAGGGGACGTTGCAACAGGCCGGAATGCCGCCGGGTCGAGGCTCATCGACTCCAGGGGCCGGCGTGGGTCAACCTGCTGCTCGGCTGGGGCTGCGGGATTATGTCGAAATCCTGATCGTCACAGCGGTCGTCACCGGCTTGACGATCGCCGGGGTGCTGTTCTGGCCCTGGCTTCGGGTCATCTGGACCCCTGAGTGGTTGTTGGCTGTGTTGCCTGAGAGCGAAGGAATTCAAAGTCTGGCGACCTGGGGCTGGCGTGGTCTTTTGATCGCAGCGCTCTGGTTTTTGGGCGGTCGTCGGTCCAAATCCCACTCTCTTGAACCCTTCACCAGCGAGGAGAAGCAACGGATCCTGCTCATCTTCATTTTGGTGCTGTTCTCCACCCTGTTTTGGACCGGGTTCGAGCAGGCCGGCGGCACCATGAACATCTTCGCCCGCGACAACACCGACCGTACCATCTCGATCAACCAGGCGGCCCTCGCCGATGGCGAGACCCGTTACGGCATCACGCCCGAAAACCCCGACGATCTTCCGGGGCGGGTCAAAGCGCTCCAGGAGCGGATCGTTCGTGACTTCGAGGCCAAGTATCCCGCTCCCCCCACCAAGGCCGAGGAGCAAGCCGAGGAGCCCCACGGCGAGGCGACCGCCCCCCCCACGTTGCCGGCGCGGGTTGAAGTCGTGATCAAACGAATTCAAGAACAGCTCAATGTTCGTGACATCACCTCCGAGGAACGGCAAACACTTGAGGAGGATCAACGCCGACTGACAGGCCAACTCGCGGCGGTCACCCAGGAGATACCAACCACCTGGTACCAAGCGGTCAACCCATTCTTCATCTTTATGCTGGCCCCGTTCTTCTCGGTTCTCTGGACCAAGCTGGCTAAGTCGCAATTCAAGTTCTCAGCAATCGCCAAGCTCGGGCTGGGTCTGGTGTTGCTTGGAGTCGGCTTCTTCGTGATGACCTTCGCCCAAGCTCAAGCCGACACCCAAGGCAAGGCGGCCGCCTGGATGCTGGTGGTGGTCTACTTCATCCACACCGTCGGCGAGTTGTTCCTCTCGCCGATTGGCCTGTCGCTGGTGAATCGACTCTCGCCGACCCGGATCGCCTCGTTGATGATGGCCGTCTGGTTCCTCTCCAGCGCTCTGGCCAACTACGTCGCGGGAATCCTTGAATCGATCGTGGTGCGCTACGACATCGACCTTTGGTGGTTCCTCACTGGTCTAGGAGTGGGCTCGGGCATCCTGCTCATCCTGTTGACTCCAGTGTTGTCCAGGTTGGCCCACGGCCGCGACTGA
- a CDS encoding glycosyltransferase family 2 protein has protein sequence MRVLTALPIHNEAAYVKSVLSELLTHTREVLAVDDGSNDATPNLLRGFPQVKVIRHPVNLGYGASLRSAFAFALQHGYDALATIDCDGQHQPSLIAQLVTALTTTSADIVSGSRYLSHHPGDARPPEDRRRINLNITQTLNQLFGWRLTDAFCGFKVYRREALERFDITENGYAMPLQLWVQAYRWNLRIHEEPVPLIYLEEARAFGGALDNPAIRLNHYLDVLRGELERQGLHHLLGRSEASLTP, from the coding sequence ATGCGGGTTTTGACCGCCCTTCCGATCCATAATGAGGCCGCCTACGTGAAGTCGGTCCTCAGCGAACTTTTGACTCACACCCGCGAGGTGCTGGCGGTTGACGATGGCTCCAACGACGCCACCCCCAACCTGTTACGCGGTTTTCCGCAGGTCAAAGTGATTCGCCACCCAGTCAACCTCGGTTACGGGGCCAGTTTACGCTCGGCCTTCGCCTTTGCTCTCCAACACGGCTACGACGCCCTGGCAACCATCGACTGCGACGGTCAGCATCAGCCCAGTCTCATTGCCCAGCTGGTCACCGCGCTGACGACCACTAGTGCGGACATCGTGTCGGGAAGCCGTTACCTAAGCCACCACCCCGGCGACGCGCGGCCTCCAGAGGATCGGCGACGAATCAACCTGAACATCACCCAAACGCTCAATCAGTTGTTTGGTTGGCGGTTGACCGACGCCTTTTGTGGATTCAAGGTGTATCGCCGCGAAGCGCTCGAACGGTTCGACATCACTGAAAACGGTTATGCTATGCCGCTGCAACTTTGGGTCCAAGCGTACCGCTGGAACCTAAGGATTCACGAGGAACCCGTTCCCCTGATTTATCTGGAGGAAGCCCGCGCCTTCGGCGGAGCGCTGGACAACCCGGCGATTCGCCTGAATCATTACCTCGACGTGTTGCGTGGAGAGTTGGAGCGTCAGGGACTCCACCACCTTCTTGGGCGGTCCGAAGCGAGCTTGACCCCATGA
- the argH gene encoding argininosuccinate lyase: MDWTSGGFQGEPDDRPSRDSKTGADVSFSPSGKAWGGRFEMATDRRVELFTESISFDHRLYRQDIRGSIAHVEMLARVGLVTDDERGRIVTALEEIEQEIAQGRFPFSIEKEDIHMHIESALIAKLGDAGRKIHTARSRNDQVATDFKMWVRDALDRVEAGILTLQRAMILKGWHWRDAVMPGYTHLQRAQPVIAAHALLAYVEKLERDQGRLRDARKRLNECPLGAAALAGTSLPIDRRGVAEALGFDRITANSLDAASDRDFALEAVFGLATLSLHLSGWAEEWVLWSGGEFGFLKLPDALCTGSSIMPQKKNPDVLELIRGKSARVVGALTTLMVLVKGLPLAYNRDLQEDKQPVFDAFDTVESILAVAAPLVEGAELNRERILRDLEDGFLDATTLMEHLIARGAPQRSAHETVGRLVAECERRGLRRLSDLDPALFAQIDPRLDAETPKLLGVAQAVKAFRSEGSTAPDLVETQLRRWADRLQLTLE; the protein is encoded by the coding sequence ATGGATTGGACCTCCGGCGGTTTCCAGGGCGAGCCGGATGATCGTCCCTCACGCGACTCGAAGACCGGTGCGGATGTTTCCTTCTCCCCAAGCGGCAAAGCTTGGGGAGGACGGTTCGAGATGGCCACTGACCGACGGGTGGAATTGTTCACCGAGTCGATCTCATTCGACCACCGGTTGTATCGTCAAGACATTCGCGGCTCGATCGCCCATGTCGAAATGCTAGCACGGGTCGGCCTGGTCACCGACGACGAACGTGGCCGCATCGTCACTGCGCTCGAGGAAATTGAGCAAGAGATCGCCCAGGGTCGGTTCCCCTTCTCCATCGAGAAGGAGGACATCCATATGCATATCGAGTCGGCACTGATTGCCAAGCTTGGTGACGCGGGCCGCAAGATTCACACCGCGCGCAGCCGCAACGATCAGGTGGCCACCGATTTCAAGATGTGGGTTCGCGACGCTCTCGATCGGGTCGAGGCGGGCATCTTGACGCTTCAGAGGGCTATGATCCTCAAGGGATGGCACTGGCGTGACGCGGTGATGCCTGGCTACACCCATCTGCAACGCGCTCAGCCGGTGATCGCCGCTCATGCTCTACTTGCTTATGTCGAGAAGCTGGAGCGTGATCAAGGGCGGCTGCGTGACGCCCGCAAGCGGCTCAACGAATGCCCGTTGGGGGCCGCCGCGTTGGCTGGGACAAGTTTGCCCATCGACCGCCGCGGAGTGGCCGAGGCGCTGGGATTCGACCGGATCACCGCCAACAGCTTGGACGCCGCCTCCGACCGCGACTTCGCGCTGGAGGCGGTTTTCGGTTTGGCCACGCTGTCGCTTCACCTTTCGGGCTGGGCGGAGGAGTGGGTGCTTTGGAGCGGCGGCGAGTTTGGCTTCCTGAAGCTCCCCGACGCGCTTTGCACCGGGTCGAGCATCATGCCGCAAAAGAAAAATCCGGATGTTTTGGAATTGATCCGCGGCAAGTCGGCCCGAGTGGTGGGGGCGTTGACGACGCTCATGGTCCTGGTCAAAGGGTTGCCGTTGGCCTACAACCGCGACCTCCAGGAGGATAAGCAACCGGTCTTCGACGCCTTCGACACTGTGGAGTCGATTCTCGCGGTCGCCGCACCTCTGGTCGAAGGAGCCGAACTGAACCGCGAACGGATCCTTCGGGACCTTGAGGATGGTTTTCTCGATGCGACGACTCTGATGGAACATCTGATCGCCCGAGGCGCACCCCAACGTTCTGCTCATGAGACGGTGGGGCGTCTCGTGGCCGAATGCGAGCGACGGGGTCTGCGGCGTCTCTCCGATCTCGATCCCGCCTTGTTCGCTCAAATCGATCCCCGCCTCGACGCCGAGACACCCAAGCTCTTGGGAGTTGCTCAGGCGGTCAAAGCGTTTCGCTCCGAAGGTTCCACCGCCCCCGATCTGGTTGAAACTCAGCTGCGGCGTTGGGCCGATCGGCTTCAGCTTACCTTAGAATGA
- the eboE gene encoding metabolite traffic protein EboE, giving the protein MNATASRPVMGYCANVHAGVTWEEAWAQLRRHAPEVRRRVLEAIDPQGASSPRPMEVGVWLSAPAARYAVEHPGEVERFAEWLQSEQLTIASFNGFPAGDFHAQRVKHGVYRPDWTQPERLAYSLDLAWLAARLGDPIRAVSISTVPLGWGRPRPPASWWTACAVNLRRAAGELARIEAETGRWIHLDLEPEPGCALTTSHDLVALLGELMVDQHGVPLETHEQTLVKRHVRVCHDICHAAVMFEDQAEALGRITAAGWSLGKIQVSAALAASPRSHQQRHVVVEALSRFAEPRYLHQTVVRARDGSNHEWFFDDLPDALNASAIPDQADWRVHFHVPLDSDGFGPLGTTFDQIAPCLNAIAAEPLATAPSHADTIDPRPIVEVETYTWSVLPEPPDPERLAERIAREIICLNQPRPTPMRW; this is encoded by the coding sequence TTGAACGCCACCGCTTCCAGACCGGTGATGGGTTATTGTGCCAATGTTCACGCCGGGGTGACTTGGGAGGAAGCGTGGGCGCAGCTGCGTCGCCACGCGCCAGAGGTGCGTCGGCGGGTTCTGGAGGCGATCGACCCTCAAGGGGCCTCGTCGCCTCGACCGATGGAGGTGGGGGTTTGGCTCTCGGCTCCCGCAGCGCGTTATGCGGTCGAGCATCCCGGCGAAGTGGAACGATTCGCCGAGTGGCTGCAGTCGGAGCAGTTGACGATCGCGTCGTTTAACGGGTTTCCCGCCGGCGACTTCCACGCGCAACGGGTCAAGCACGGGGTTTATCGACCGGACTGGACCCAACCCGAGCGTCTCGCCTACTCACTGGATCTGGCGTGGCTGGCTGCCCGCTTGGGCGATCCCATCCGCGCCGTTTCTATCTCGACGGTGCCCTTGGGATGGGGCCGACCGCGACCACCAGCCTCCTGGTGGACCGCCTGTGCCGTCAACCTGCGCCGCGCGGCCGGGGAACTCGCCCGGATCGAGGCCGAAACCGGGCGTTGGATTCATCTCGACCTTGAACCGGAGCCCGGCTGCGCGTTGACGACTAGCCACGACCTGGTTGCCTTGCTCGGGGAGCTGATGGTTGACCAACATGGAGTGCCGCTGGAGACCCATGAGCAGACATTGGTGAAACGCCATGTGCGGGTCTGTCACGATATTTGCCACGCGGCGGTGATGTTCGAGGATCAGGCTGAGGCTCTTGGACGGATCACAGCGGCTGGATGGTCGTTGGGTAAAATTCAGGTCTCCGCTGCCTTGGCCGCCTCGCCTCGCTCTCACCAGCAACGCCACGTGGTTGTCGAGGCTCTGAGCCGCTTCGCCGAACCACGCTACCTCCATCAGACGGTGGTGCGCGCGCGCGACGGATCGAATCACGAATGGTTTTTTGACGATTTGCCCGACGCCTTGAACGCTTCTGCCATACCCGACCAGGCCGATTGGCGGGTCCATTTTCATGTGCCGCTCGACTCGGATGGTTTTGGTCCTTTGGGCACGACCTTCGATCAAATCGCGCCGTGCCTCAACGCGATCGCCGCCGAACCCCTGGCAACCGCGCCAAGTCACGCTGATACGATCGACCCGAGGCCGATCGTTGAAGTCGAGACCTACACTTGGAGTGTCCTTCCCGAGCCGCCCGATCCGGAACGCTTGGCCGAACGGATCGCCCGCGAAATCATCTGCCTCAACCAGCCGCGACCGACACCCATGAGGTGGTGA